One window of the Halobacillus litoralis genome contains the following:
- a CDS encoding SET domain-containing protein, translating to MIEVRTSTLENEELNRGMFATRDIAKNELIHQAPVIPYPNSEHVHIEKTRLADYAFEYGENHTAFVLGYGMMFNHSYEPNANYVINFEHHTFDFYAFTDIKAGEEVFINYNGFVDEQELLWFDQEEEKEE from the coding sequence ATGATTGAAGTACGCACGTCTACACTTGAAAATGAAGAATTGAATAGAGGCATGTTCGCTACACGCGATATCGCCAAAAATGAACTTATTCATCAAGCGCCCGTGATACCTTATCCAAACAGCGAACATGTTCACATTGAAAAGACACGTTTAGCAGATTACGCGTTCGAATATGGGGAAAACCATACTGCATTCGTATTAGGCTATGGGATGATGTTCAACCATTCCTACGAGCCGAATGCTAATTATGTCATCAACTTTGAACACCATACGTTCGATTTTTACGCTTTTACAGATATAAAGGCAGGCGAGGAAGTTTTCATCAACTATAACGGTTTCGTTGATGAACAGGAACTGCTTTGGTTCGACCAAGAAGAAGAGAAAGAAGAATAA
- a CDS encoding ASCH domain-containing protein: MNGLLVQAPWIDLLLAGSKIWEIRGSNTKKRGRIGLIKSGSGMVFGTIDIVDCKKLSLFDYQQSQKHHCVDDCLELPYKNTHVWVMENPMIFDEPVPYQHPQGAVIWVDLKKAGAWSHSSEKGVQA; encoded by the coding sequence GAATGGTTTACTTGTACAAGCACCATGGATCGATTTGCTATTAGCAGGGAGTAAGATATGGGAGATCAGAGGGTCGAATACGAAAAAGCGGGGGCGGATCGGCTTGATTAAAAGTGGTTCCGGCATGGTATTCGGCACGATCGACATTGTAGACTGTAAAAAGTTAAGTCTGTTTGATTACCAACAGAGCCAAAAGCATCATTGTGTCGATGATTGTCTGGAACTTCCTTATAAAAATACGCATGTGTGGGTGATGGAAAATCCAATGATCTTTGATGAACCTGTTCCTTATCAACATCCGCAGGGAGCAGTCATTTGGGTAGATTTGAAGAAAGCTGGGGCCTGGAGCCATAGCTCGGAAAAAGGCGTGCAGGCATAA